The uncultured Carboxylicivirga sp. genomic interval AACATTCGAAAGCATAAGGAAATCAAGTAATGCGCTGATCGGAAGAGAATTAAATTAATATGAAGTTTGCAGACGTAATAGGCCACCAACATATAAAGAAGCATTTGATTAACATGGTGAATGAAGAACGTGTGAGTCATGCTCAGATGTTTACCGGGCCTGAGGGGAATGGAAAGTTAAATATGGCTTTGGCTTTTGCTCAGTTTCTTAACTGCCAAAACCGTCAGGAGAATGATTCGTGTGGAGTGTGTCCTTCGTGTGTGAAATACAGTAAATTGGTTCATCCTGATTTGCATTTCGTGTTTCCGGTAGTAAAAAGTCCAAAACATAAAAATCCGGTTAGTGATTCGTACCTCGAAGAGTGGCGTAAAATTGTTCTTACGAAGAAGTATTTTAATCTTCCTCAGTGGTATTCATTTTTAGAGTCGGATAAACAAGGGTTAATTTATAGTGAGGAAAGCCAGAATATCATTAAAAAATTAAGTCTCAAAACATTTGAGGCTAAATATAAGGTGATGATTATCTGGTTGCCAGAGAAGATGCATGTGGCTGCTGCAAATAAGTTGCTGAAAATGTTGGAAGAGCCTCCGGGAGGAACCGTTTTTATTCTTGTTTCGGATAATCCATCTCAAGTATTAGGAACGATCCAAAGTAGAACTCAAATGCTAAAAATTCCGGGAATCAGTAACGATGATGTTGCTGCTGCTCTGGCTGACGAGTTTAGCATTGGTCTGGATGAAGCGCAACAGTTTGCTAAATTGGCGGTTGGTAATTATGTGGCGGCTCGCGAATTACTTGATCAGAGTGATGAACGCAAATTCTTTTTCGATATGTTTGTTAGTTTAATGCGGCAAGCCTATCAACGAAAATTATTTGATTTAATTGATTGGTGCGATCAAATGAATAGTCAGCCTAAAGAGCGTTTGAAAAGTTTTCTTGATTTTACACTACGTTTGATTAGAGAAAACTTCATAATGAACATTCAGGAAGAAGATTTATTGTATCTTACGGCAGAAGAACGCAATTTCTCAACACGATTTTCACCATTTATTAATGATAATAACGTATTGCAGTTGAGTGAAGAGTTTAGTTTAGCCCATTCTCATCTTGAACAAAATGGGAATGCTCGAATTATATTAATGGATTTGTGTTTAAAGGTTATCATGTTGCTTAAGCAATAAATAGCCCAGCAAATTCTCAAGGTGTTGGAGCCTTTTATTTTATGGAAAATATGGAAGAAGTTAAAGAGCAAGAACAAACGGGATGTACCAATTGTACCAGTCGCTGTGGAAAACTAAATGTTTTTGACTGGTTGGGCGATTTACCCGAAAGCATAAATAGTACAAGCGTTGTTGAGGTTCAGTTTAAGAATACACGCAAAGGCTTTTATATTAACAGTAATGGATTAAAATTAACCAAGGGAGATGTGGTGGCTGTTGAAGCTTCACCAGGTCACGATATTGGTACCATTACTCTTACCGGTGAATTGGTTTTACTTCAAATGAAGAAAAACAATATTTCGCCAGATACTTATGAGTTTAAACGCGTGTATCGAAAAGCCAAACCTGCTGATGTCGAAAAGTGGGAAGAAGCCAAGAATCTGGAGCATGAAACTATGCTTGAATCCAGGAGAATTTCAGAGCGCTTAAATCTGGATATGAAAATTGGTGATGTTGAATATCAAGGAGACAGAACCAAGGCTATCTTTTATTATATTGCCGATGAGCGTGTCGACTTCCGTGAGTTGATTAAAGTATTAGCCGATCGTTTTAAAGTACGTATCGAGATGCGTCAGATCGGAGCACGTCAGGAAGCAGGTAGAATTGGAGGGATTGGTCCTTGTGGAAGAGAACTTTGCTGTTCTACCTGGATGACCAACTTTGTATCAGTTACAACCAATGCTGCACGTTATCAGGAAATTTCGTTAAATCCACAAAAATTAGCTGGTCAGTGTGGAAAACTCAAATGTTGCTTAAACTATGAGTTGGATGCTTATCTGGATGCTCAAGCAGATTTTCCTAATACAAGCATTGTGCTCGAAACTGAAGAAGGGCCTTATTATCATTTTAAAACGGATATTTTCAAACGCATTATGTGGTATAGCACCGAGAAGGAATATCCTGCCGGTGTAGTTGAGGTTTCGGTTGATCGTGTTAAAGAGGTGATAAAGATTAATCGCCGAGGTAAGAAAATTGATGAGTTGGCCAGTGAAGAGTTTAAGCGAACTTCGATTAATGCTGAGCCAAGTTACGAAAATGTGGTTGGTCAGGATGATTTAACTCGTTTCGATGAAGATAAAAAGAAGAAGAAACGTCGTCCATCCCCGAATCGTGGAGGAAACAAAGGT includes:
- a CDS encoding DNA polymerase III subunit, translating into MKFADVIGHQHIKKHLINMVNEERVSHAQMFTGPEGNGKLNMALAFAQFLNCQNRQENDSCGVCPSCVKYSKLVHPDLHFVFPVVKSPKHKNPVSDSYLEEWRKIVLTKKYFNLPQWYSFLESDKQGLIYSEESQNIIKKLSLKTFEAKYKVMIIWLPEKMHVAAANKLLKMLEEPPGGTVFILVSDNPSQVLGTIQSRTQMLKIPGISNDDVAAALADEFSIGLDEAQQFAKLAVGNYVAARELLDQSDERKFFFDMFVSLMRQAYQRKLFDLIDWCDQMNSQPKERLKSFLDFTLRLIRENFIMNIQEEDLLYLTAEERNFSTRFSPFINDNNVLQLSEEFSLAHSHLEQNGNARIILMDLCLKVIMLLKQ
- the ricT gene encoding regulatory iron-sulfur-containing complex subunit RicT translates to MEEVKEQEQTGCTNCTSRCGKLNVFDWLGDLPESINSTSVVEVQFKNTRKGFYINSNGLKLTKGDVVAVEASPGHDIGTITLTGELVLLQMKKNNISPDTYEFKRVYRKAKPADVEKWEEAKNLEHETMLESRRISERLNLDMKIGDVEYQGDRTKAIFYYIADERVDFRELIKVLADRFKVRIEMRQIGARQEAGRIGGIGPCGRELCCSTWMTNFVSVTTNAARYQEISLNPQKLAGQCGKLKCCLNYELDAYLDAQADFPNTSIVLETEEGPYYHFKTDIFKRIMWYSTEKEYPAGVVEVSVDRVKEVIKINRRGKKIDELASEEFKRTSINAEPSYENVVGQDDLTRFDEDKKKKKRRPSPNRGGNKGRNQNNNRRRPNNQNNQNNTGNQNAQNSQSKQRKNDGNKKK